Proteins from a genomic interval of Methanofollis formosanus:
- a CDS encoding lectin like domain-containing protein — MTTPSRHILIVLVCVGLALLAMPGAAAPLDQSFFLSPNEPAPSPGADDSPTADAAPELEAAPLNRSLILPLDDPAAFPGTDSTLTPGAVPGLEVAPLNPAFVRYQEEQEAANGPVLLCAVAPEDGILPPLTGLVPPPVTLVWSDGGVVAATAEPPSEAYFNLADEGRVTAVKDQGKCGSCWTFASLGSLESALLTDGFGSWDLSENNMKNTHGFDAGPCDGGNAFMATAYLSRWSGPVNESDDPYLLPNPSPDSPAGLAPVMQVQNVTFLPPRAGPLDNDLIKTTIKEEGGLYAGFLVNYSCFGPNAVTYYLPENSTAKLDGGHGVLLVGWDDAYPAANFVETPPGDGAFIAKNSWGTSVGDDGYFYISYYDRSVGRFKNPAREYIGDAGAAATVLFTGEPLGTDDHLYQYDPLGSTQSIGTSTTMYGANLFTVEHYEVLHAVSFYTREPGTAYEVRASSLDGGLPYQTSSAHGTMALPGYHTVPLDTPMPLVPGQNFSVAIRVASPSDTHPLAVEMPIEDYSSNATAQPGESFVSLDGMEWADLTDFFPDTNLCVKAFTRDPISVPADYATIQAAVDAALPGQMVFIEDGTYTENVVIDKPLALVGSRDAVIDGGDATALSLTASNVTLRGFSITGGDDGVQVAGNDTTFVDLHLSGCGGDGIEVEGASKTFIADTEILDGMHNGIKVNNASNVFVFGCALTGNGGNGMSVDDASNVIAYRCTLTGNDENGMRTDDAAEVIVLQCTLAENDDNGMWAVDTADLSVYNSNVSVNHDNGVEVSGSNWTVFVGVNVAANGESGIALSSADAFMVTRCTATGNAEAGIALNYVKNGGISQNTMAGNRWNLFFAPSDGAEDTVMIDETNTVDGKPVYVWNDRHDEAVPTDAGMVYLMGCRNVTAADLTLSGNFMGLYLYNSTDITVRNVLASGNDAGAYCRYVDNLSVDASAMVANGFAGFVSQNCTALEVTGSRIADNIVGAIVVADDPADTLFWRNSFVNNSAGHLGAMGEVTLNTTAPVAYRYNGTYYSRALGNYWDDYAGTDTDGDGVGETPYAARNIFTLTSVNDTCPLVEPEDRYVLGAPRNDGRDDWGGIGAAGDLNAGATTSMQFEGSAVTEITLTAAKRIDGIMVTVARATDGPDDLDKPVYQYLTATLTYVGDDAIAEAVFTFDVPTAWLKAQGLSPAEVALWRYHDGTWIELPTEIVREESGSIVYHATSPGFSYFAVAAGRTIEPVPTVPSTEPGAIPVNATAEKPAVSETPVPAVTTTTANPTPTTPAQSPLPWWSAVLAAGGALALRRRR; from the coding sequence ATGACCACCCCATCACGACATATTCTGATAGTGCTCGTCTGTGTGGGGCTTGCCCTCCTTGCCATGCCCGGTGCGGCCGCCCCCCTGGACCAGTCCTTCTTCCTTTCTCCGAATGAACCGGCCCCTTCCCCCGGGGCAGACGACTCTCCGACTGCCGATGCGGCCCCTGAACTTGAGGCCGCACCCCTGAATCGGTCCCTCATCCTCCCCCTGGATGATCCGGCCGCCTTCCCCGGCACAGACAGCACTCTGACTCCCGGTGCGGTCCCTGGCCTGGAGGTCGCGCCCCTGAACCCTGCGTTCGTCCGTTATCAGGAGGAACAGGAAGCAGCGAACGGCCCCGTGCTCCTCTGTGCGGTCGCTCCCGAGGACGGTATCCTCCCCCCGCTCACCGGACTCGTCCCCCCGCCCGTCACCCTGGTCTGGTCTGATGGCGGTGTTGTCGCTGCGACGGCCGAACCGCCATCGGAGGCGTACTTCAACCTCGCCGACGAGGGCCGCGTCACTGCGGTGAAGGACCAGGGAAAGTGCGGATCCTGCTGGACCTTTGCCTCCCTTGGCTCCCTGGAGTCCGCGCTCCTCACCGACGGGTTCGGCAGCTGGGACCTCTCTGAGAACAACATGAAGAACACCCACGGCTTCGACGCCGGGCCCTGCGACGGCGGCAACGCCTTCATGGCGACGGCCTACCTCTCCCGGTGGTCGGGGCCGGTGAACGAGAGCGACGACCCCTACCTCCTCCCGAACCCCTCTCCAGACTCGCCCGCCGGCCTTGCGCCGGTGATGCAGGTGCAGAACGTCACCTTCCTTCCGCCGCGTGCCGGTCCCCTCGACAACGACCTGATCAAGACGACGATCAAAGAGGAGGGCGGGCTCTATGCCGGGTTCCTGGTGAACTACTCCTGTTTCGGACCGAACGCGGTCACCTACTACCTGCCCGAGAACAGCACCGCAAAGCTCGACGGCGGCCACGGCGTCCTCCTGGTTGGATGGGACGACGCCTACCCGGCCGCGAACTTCGTCGAGACCCCGCCCGGCGACGGTGCCTTCATCGCGAAAAACTCCTGGGGCACCTCGGTGGGGGACGACGGCTACTTCTACATCTCCTACTATGACCGGAGCGTCGGGCGCTTCAAGAACCCGGCGAGGGAGTATATCGGCGACGCTGGGGCCGCGGCGACCGTGCTCTTCACCGGCGAACCCCTCGGCACCGACGACCACCTCTACCAGTACGACCCTCTCGGCTCCACCCAGAGCATCGGCACCTCGACCACGATGTACGGCGCGAACCTCTTTACCGTGGAACACTACGAAGTCCTGCACGCCGTCAGTTTCTACACCCGCGAACCCGGCACCGCGTACGAGGTCAGGGCCTCTTCCCTGGATGGAGGCCTCCCGTACCAGACCTCCTCCGCACACGGGACGATGGCACTCCCCGGCTACCACACCGTCCCGCTCGACACCCCGATGCCCCTCGTCCCGGGCCAGAACTTCTCGGTGGCCATCCGGGTCGCCTCCCCGTCCGACACCCACCCTCTCGCCGTCGAGATGCCGATCGAGGACTACTCGAGCAATGCCACCGCCCAGCCGGGCGAGAGTTTTGTGAGCCTTGATGGGATGGAGTGGGCCGACCTGACCGATTTCTTCCCTGACACCAACCTCTGCGTCAAGGCCTTCACGCGCGACCCCATCAGCGTGCCCGCGGACTATGCCACCATCCAGGCGGCAGTCGACGCCGCCCTGCCCGGCCAGATGGTCTTCATTGAAGACGGCACCTATACCGAGAACGTCGTGATCGACAAACCGCTCGCCCTCGTCGGTTCACGCGACGCCGTCATCGACGGAGGCGACGCAACCGCACTCAGCCTCACCGCGTCCAATGTCACTCTCCGGGGATTCTCGATCACCGGCGGTGACGACGGCGTCCAGGTCGCCGGCAACGACACGACGTTCGTCGACCTGCATCTCAGCGGGTGCGGAGGAGACGGGATCGAGGTTGAAGGCGCTTCAAAGACCTTCATCGCCGACACCGAGATCCTTGATGGCATGCACAACGGGATAAAGGTCAACAATGCCTCGAATGTCTTTGTGTTCGGGTGCGCTCTCACCGGGAACGGCGGCAACGGGATGAGCGTCGACGATGCCTCAAATGTCATCGCGTACCGGTGCACTCTCACCGGGAACGATGAAAACGGGATGAGAACCGATGATGCCGCCGAGGTCATTGTGCTCCAGTGCACCCTCGCAGAGAACGATGACAACGGGATGTGGGCCGTTGATACCGCCGACCTCAGTGTGTACAATTCCAACGTCTCGGTGAACCATGACAACGGCGTCGAAGTCTCCGGTTCCAACTGGACGGTATTCGTCGGCGTGAACGTCGCCGCCAACGGCGAGAGCGGGATCGCCCTCTCGTCCGCCGACGCATTCATGGTGACACGCTGCACGGCCACCGGCAACGCCGAGGCAGGGATTGCCCTCAACTATGTGAAGAACGGGGGGATCTCGCAGAACACGATGGCCGGGAACCGATGGAACCTCTTCTTCGCCCCCTCCGACGGCGCTGAAGACACCGTCATGATCGACGAGACAAACACCGTCGACGGAAAACCGGTCTATGTCTGGAACGACCGGCACGACGAGGCCGTGCCCACCGATGCCGGGATGGTGTACCTGATGGGATGCCGGAACGTCACCGCCGCGGACCTCACGCTCTCGGGCAACTTTATGGGACTGTATCTCTACAACTCGACCGACATCACGGTCAGGAATGTCCTGGCCTCCGGCAACGATGCAGGGGCGTACTGCCGGTACGTCGACAACCTCTCGGTCGACGCCTCGGCGATGGTAGCCAACGGGTTTGCGGGTTTCGTCTCGCAGAACTGCACGGCCCTCGAGGTCACGGGCTCGCGCATCGCCGACAACATCGTGGGTGCGATCGTTGTCGCCGACGATCCGGCCGACACCCTCTTCTGGCGCAACTCCTTTGTCAACAACAGCGCGGGCCACCTCGGCGCGATGGGGGAGGTCACCCTGAACACCACGGCGCCGGTTGCATACCGCTATAACGGCACCTACTACAGCCGTGCCCTCGGCAACTACTGGGACGACTATGCGGGCACCGACACCGACGGCGACGGGGTCGGCGAGACGCCGTACGCCGCCCGGAATATCTTTACCCTGACGAGCGTCAACGACACCTGCCCGCTGGTCGAACCGGAGGACCGGTATGTGCTTGGTGCCCCCCGCAACGACGGCAGGGATGACTGGGGCGGGATCGGTGCCGCCGGCGACCTGAACGCGGGCGCCACCACCTCGATGCAGTTCGAGGGTTCGGCGGTGACCGAGATCACCCTCACCGCTGCAAAGCGGATCGACGGGATCATGGTGACCGTCGCCCGGGCGACAGACGGGCCCGACGACCTGGACAAACCGGTCTACCAGTACCTTACCGCTACCCTCACCTATGTCGGCGACGATGCGATCGCGGAGGCGGTCTTCACCTTCGACGTCCCGACGGCATGGCTGAAGGCGCAGGGCCTCTCCCCCGCGGAGGTCGCCCTCTGGCGCTATCACGACGGGACGTGGATTGAACTCCCGACCGAGATCGTGCGCGAGGAGAGCGGCTCGATCGTCTACCATGCGACGTCGCCCGGGTTCTCGTACTTCGCCGTGGCGGCGGGCCGGACGATCGAACCGGTGC